From the genome of Desmodus rotundus isolate HL8 chromosome 2, HLdesRot8A.1, whole genome shotgun sequence, one region includes:
- the LOC112305391 gene encoding transmembrane epididymal protein 1A-like — translation MGNLEGHLLPAVIFLLYTLYYSVLASLALLRGQKFFKPPVPPKEKRGNKWWKRVPGEGVVKIIISLTGIMSEFFYPPGVNRLKIVDWEDPQRQFLFSNNWQHVTMYGFFLLSGVVDIVSQSCQAQQSMKLERAAEALACCMLALLMASHVEHKDALEIRLHMLFIVPAFLVGLVLIIEVWVPDQPPLWLLKAWMGLVFSTWLLQICMVLYVPPSGKPWRSENPMDLAFLTIFFCWHLVLGAALLAAVYGICSLWHHHCSSWTEASGAKYQPCPTGYSSDELEKLRAGAELQDGGV, via the coding sequence ATGGGAAACCTCGAGGGACACCTGCTGCCAGCAGTGATCTTCCTCCTCTACACACTCTACTACTCAGTGCTGGCATCCTTGGCCTTGCTACGGGGACAGAAGTTCTTCAAGCCCCCTGTGCCCCCAAAGGAGAAGCGAGGAAATAAGTGGTGGAAGCGGGTACCTGGGGAAGGAGTGGTGAAGATCATCATCAGCCTCACTGGCATTATGTCTGAGTTCTTCTACCCCCCAGGAGTCAACCGGCTGAAGATAGTAGACTGGGAGGACCCTCAGCGGCAATTCTTGTTCTCAAACAACTGGCAGCATGTCACCATGTATGGGTTCTTCCTGCTCAGTGGCGTGGTGGACATTGTGAGCCAGTCGTGCCAGGCACAGCAGAGCATGAAGCTGGAGCGAGCAGCCGAGGCCCTGGCCTGCTGTATGCTGGCACTGCTGATGGCATCCCATGTTGAGCACAAGGACGCCCTGGAGATCCGCCTGCACATGCTGTTCATAGTGCCCGCCTTCCTGGTTGGCCTGGTGCTCATCATCGAGGTGTGGGTCCCTGACCAGCCCCCACTCTGGTTGCTCAAGGCCTGGATGGGGCTGGTGTTCAGCACCTGGCTGCTGCAGATCTGCATGGTGCTGTACGTTCCTCCCTCTGGGAAGCCCTGGCGATCAGAAAACCCCATGGACCTCGCCTTCCTCACCATCTTCTTCTGCTGGCACCTGGTTTTAGGGGCAGCCCTTCTGGCCGCTGTCTATGGCATCTGCAGTCTATGGCATCATCACTGTTCCTCATGGACAGAGGCCTCAGGTGCCAAGTACCAGCCATGCCCCACAGGCTACAGCAGTGACGAACTGGAGAAactgagggcaggggctgagcTGCAGGATGGGGGTGTGTAG